Proteins found in one Schistocerca serialis cubense isolate TAMUIC-IGC-003099 chromosome 5, iqSchSeri2.2, whole genome shotgun sequence genomic segment:
- the LOC126482059 gene encoding uncharacterized protein LOC126482059: MRKYDKLQQKATDETLTLDRRRTVVNLSSHTLSEATTAILAKGMNFAVAPKRVPKEDIIESVEASVRHLPQAEAEKVRQETVRVLNKAKPPKQNINAEEYHAIKELRDNPHLVVVQADKGNATVVLDTTDYNKRMEDILGEPIYKKLQGNPTAKVIKTTQALLKHSRINFDNAR; this comes from the coding sequence atgagaaagtacgacaaactacaacagaaagccacggacgaaacattgacgctggacaggcgacggacagtggtcaacctctccagccacaccttgagcgaagcaaccacagcaattctggccaaggggatgaatttcgcagtcgcacctaagcgagttccaaaagaagatatcatagaatccgtagaggcttcggtacgtcatctgccacaggccgaggcggagaaggtccggcaggaaacggtcagagttctgaataaagcaaagccaccgaagcaaaacatcaacgctgaggaataccatgccatcaaggaactcagggacaacccccacttagtagtggtacaggcagataagggcaacgccactgtagtcttggacacaactgattacaacaaacgaatggaagatattctcggagaacctatctacaagaaacttcagggaaatccgacggccaaggtaatcaaaacgacgcaggcactgctcaagcactctagaatcaacttcgacaatGCCAGatga